From Elusimicrobiaceae bacterium, one genomic window encodes:
- the queA gene encoding tRNA preQ1(34) S-adenosylmethionine ribosyltransferase-isomerase QueA has translation MAFERFKKFNIDPLIAKQPATPRDSSRLMVLNRKEQTLTHRVFRDISEYFNEGDVLVLNNTKVFPAKLFAHKSTGGKVEVLLVRPQENPRVWTVLTRDYKENAELDFADGLTGKMLGKTPNNEVLIEFNQDDILPFCHAHGLMPLPVYIEKARKHEGLTPSLSTDKERYQTVYAKHEGSIAAPTAGFHFTDELLQKLKDKGVHITYITLHVGWGTFKPLRGEPQEHTMLAELGEVSPETAATVNAARQNGKRIFSVGTTSTRTLESFTENGITSAGKKWTDLFIYPGYQFKAIDCLITNFHFPDSTPLCMVTAFATEDFIYQAYSQAVENKYRFYSFGDSMMIL, from the coding sequence ATGGCTTTTGAACGCTTTAAAAAATTTAATATAGACCCCTTGATTGCCAAACAACCGGCCACCCCGAGAGACAGCTCTCGCTTGATGGTACTTAACCGCAAGGAACAAACTCTCACGCATCGTGTATTTCGCGATATCAGCGAATATTTTAATGAAGGGGACGTATTGGTGCTCAACAACACCAAAGTTTTCCCCGCCAAATTATTTGCTCATAAATCCACCGGCGGAAAGGTGGAGGTATTGCTGGTTCGTCCGCAGGAAAATCCGCGCGTATGGACGGTGCTCACCCGCGATTACAAAGAAAATGCCGAATTGGATTTTGCAGACGGCTTAACCGGAAAAATGCTGGGCAAAACCCCCAACAATGAAGTATTAATTGAATTTAATCAAGATGACATTTTACCCTTTTGTCATGCTCATGGGCTCATGCCGTTGCCGGTATATATTGAAAAAGCACGCAAACACGAGGGTCTCACCCCCAGTTTATCTACCGATAAAGAAAGATATCAAACCGTCTATGCCAAGCATGAAGGATCCATCGCCGCTCCAACGGCAGGATTTCATTTTACAGATGAACTGTTGCAAAAGTTAAAAGATAAAGGTGTGCATATTACTTATATTACCCTGCATGTAGGTTGGGGTACGTTTAAACCTTTACGCGGAGAACCGCAAGAGCATACCATGTTGGCCGAATTGGGAGAAGTCTCCCCTGAAACGGCCGCCACCGTTAATGCCGCCCGTCAAAATGGAAAACGCATTTTTTCCGTTGGTACCACCAGCACGCGCACTTTAGAAAGTTTTACTGAAAACGGCATTACCTCCGCAGGGAAAAAATGGACGGATTTGTTTATTTATCCCGGTTATCAGTTTAAAGCTATTGACTGTCTGATTACCAACTTTCACTTTCCGGATTCTACCCCTCTATGCATGGTGACGGCCTTTGCTACGGAGGACTTTATTTATCAAGCCTATAGCCAAGCGGTGGAAAACAAATATCGTTTTTACTCCTTTGGTGACAGCATGATGATTTTATAA
- the tgt gene encoding tRNA guanosine(34) transglycosylase Tgt produces MNMNSPFKILTKDPQSKARTGILYTKHGPVKTPVFMPVATQASVKALTSADLRDIHAECLLSNTYHLYLRPGTKTLKQLGGLHKFMKWDGSILTDSGGFQVYSLSQFRKISEEGVLFRSHHDGTKHLFTPENVIEFENEIGSDIWTMLDVCIHAKDPSKHDARQALEQTKRWAVRAAAHYQKVVPQQDIVQNTDGSFTVNNSLLFGIIQGSIFPDLRKEAALHMAELPTHGYCLGGLSLGETSEQMNEAVLAVTENLPENKPRYFMGLGTPVEILNSVERGVDMFDCVWPTRVARNGMVMTDEGRMNIKNACYRLDERPLDENCDCFACRNYSRAYLSHLFRSGELTSHRLLSMHNIRFLTRTMERVREAIENGTFLQFKEEFIKKYQ; encoded by the coding sequence ATGAATATGAATTCCCCTTTTAAAATATTAACCAAAGACCCGCAAAGTAAAGCACGTACGGGTATTTTATACACTAAGCACGGTCCGGTCAAAACCCCCGTGTTTATGCCGGTGGCTACCCAAGCCAGCGTCAAAGCCTTGACCTCTGCCGATTTAAGAGACATTCATGCCGAGTGTTTGCTTTCAAACACTTATCACTTATATTTACGTCCCGGCACCAAGACATTAAAACAATTAGGCGGTTTGCACAAATTCATGAAGTGGGACGGCAGTATTTTAACCGATTCCGGCGGATTTCAGGTATACAGTTTATCTCAATTTCGAAAAATTAGCGAAGAAGGCGTCTTATTTCGCTCTCATCATGACGGTACAAAACATCTGTTTACACCGGAAAATGTGATTGAATTTGAAAATGAAATAGGCTCCGATATTTGGACCATGTTAGACGTTTGTATCCACGCAAAAGACCCCTCTAAACATGATGCACGCCAAGCCCTAGAACAAACCAAACGTTGGGCAGTGCGAGCAGCAGCTCATTATCAAAAAGTGGTCCCCCAACAAGACATCGTTCAAAATACAGACGGTTCTTTTACCGTTAATAACTCTCTCTTGTTTGGCATTATTCAAGGGTCTATTTTCCCCGATTTGCGCAAAGAAGCAGCCCTGCATATGGCAGAACTGCCGACGCATGGGTATTGCTTAGGTGGTTTATCTTTAGGTGAAACATCAGAACAAATGAACGAGGCTGTATTGGCTGTGACCGAAAACCTGCCGGAAAATAAACCCCGCTATTTTATGGGGTTAGGTACTCCGGTGGAAATTTTGAACTCTGTAGAACGCGGTGTGGATATGTTTGATTGCGTGTGGCCTACGCGTGTGGCACGCAATGGTATGGTCATGACTGATGAAGGCCGTATGAATATCAAAAATGCCTGCTACCGCTTAGATGAACGCCCCTTAGATGAAAACTGTGACTGTTTTGCCTGTCGCAATTATTCTCGCGCCTATCTAAGCCATTTATTCAGAAGCGGAGAACTGACCAGCCATCGCCTTTTATCTATGCATAATATCCGCTTCTTGACACGCACAATGGAGCGGGTCAGAGAAGCCATAGAAAACGGCACTTTCTTGCAGTTTAAAGAAGAGTTTATCAAGAAGTACCAATAA